Proteins encoded in a region of the Anaerobranca californiensis DSM 14826 genome:
- the disA gene encoding DNA integrity scanning diadenylate cyclase DisA, giving the protein MQGIRGEEDKLIKTLELVAPGTALREGLENVLRAKTGALIVVGESPQLKELVDGGFYINSDFTPANLYELAKMDGAIILSYDAKKILYANTQLIPDSTIPSTETGIRHRTAERVAKQTGELVISISQRRNIITLYKGYMKYALKDISVILNKANQAIQTLDKYRSVLEQALINLSALEFEEMVNVGDVAKVLQRYEMVLRIVQELDKYIVELGDEGRLIRMQLEELISNIEEEGYLVIKDYIAEGNEKTPEEILRQMAQLSSEDLLELTMISKILGYGGSVSTLEQPVLSKGHRILNKIPRLPMPVIENTVKELGGLQNILVATIEELDDVDGIGEVRARAIKDGLRRLQQQVLLDRHV; this is encoded by the coding sequence ATGCAAGGTATAAGGGGAGAAGAAGATAAATTAATAAAGACATTGGAATTAGTAGCACCGGGAACTGCATTAAGAGAGGGGTTAGAAAATGTTCTACGGGCTAAAACGGGAGCTTTGATTGTGGTAGGTGAGAGTCCACAACTTAAAGAATTAGTGGATGGAGGGTTTTATATCAACAGTGATTTTACCCCTGCTAATCTTTACGAATTAGCTAAAATGGATGGGGCAATCATTCTCAGTTATGATGCAAAAAAAATATTATATGCTAATACTCAACTAATTCCCGATTCAACAATACCCTCTACAGAAACTGGAATTAGGCATAGAACTGCAGAGAGGGTGGCAAAACAAACGGGGGAGTTGGTTATTTCTATATCCCAAAGGAGAAACATCATTACCCTTTACAAAGGTTACATGAAATATGCCCTTAAAGACATCAGCGTAATCTTAAATAAAGCCAATCAGGCTATTCAAACTTTAGATAAATATCGTTCTGTTTTAGAACAAGCTTTAATCAATTTAAGTGCCCTAGAATTTGAAGAAATGGTTAATGTAGGAGATGTAGCTAAGGTATTGCAGAGGTATGAAATGGTTTTAAGGATAGTTCAGGAATTAGATAAATATATAGTAGAGCTAGGTGATGAAGGTAGATTAATTAGAATGCAGTTAGAAGAGTTAATTAGTAATATCGAAGAGGAAGGTTATCTAGTAATTAAAGATTATATAGCTGAAGGTAATGAAAAAACACCAGAAGAAATATTGCGGCAGATGGCTCAACTAAGCTCTGAAGATTTATTAGAATTAACTATGATTAGTAAAATTTTAGGTTATGGAGGTAGTGTCTCTACCTTAGAACAACCGGTATTATCAAAAGGACATAGAATCCTCAACAAAATTCCCAGATTACCTATGCCAGTTATTGAAAACACAGTAAAAGAGTTAGGAGGACTTCAAAATATCTTAGTAGCAACAATAGAAGAACTTGATGATGTAGATGGAATAGGTGAGGTAAGGGCAAGGGCTATTAAAGATGGATTAAGAAGATTACAACAACAGGTTTTATTAGATAGACATGTATAA
- a CDS encoding DUF1573 domain-containing protein, whose translation MRDIDCKTFQDKVDELLVRHRSILDVLSKFQESNARVNRSVVKAVTNCGCINITASKKDLPPDIDLEQMKNFMETHLQGKLCDSCKEIIEMELGNNLFYLVSLCNLLNLDLSEILKKEYGKISILGKFNLS comes from the coding sequence ATGAGAGATATTGACTGTAAAACCTTTCAAGATAAAGTAGATGAGCTATTAGTTAGACATAGAAGTATATTAGATGTTTTATCAAAGTTTCAAGAATCCAATGCCAGGGTAAACCGTTCGGTGGTAAAAGCAGTCACAAATTGTGGGTGTATAAATATTACTGCTTCTAAGAAAGACCTTCCTCCAGACATTGATCTTGAGCAAATGAAAAATTTTATGGAAACACATCTCCAAGGTAAACTATGTGATAGTTGTAAAGAAATAATTGAAATGGAGTTAGGTAACAACCTTTTTTATCTCGTTTCATTATGTAATTTATTAAATTTAGATTTATCGGAAATACTGAAAAAAGAATACGGCAAAATTAGTATATTAGGAAAATTTAATTTAAGTTAA
- the pssA gene encoding CDP-diacylglycerol--serine O-phosphatidyltransferase has translation MLIIIKRIIPSIFTLGNLIFGLIALLMILEGNPNLGAAFIITGMLMDGLDGRIARALGVSSEFGKELDSLSDLVTFGVAPAFVAYTLSLNELGFLGIFLSFTFAICGAIRLARFNVIDPIPGFFIGMPITMAGGILTIIMTYQNVISTPLLASITGLLAYFMISTVKYPDFKKVGMSKFLQASIIFFFLFVIFVLKFRELIFFPVIIYILIGLKEQILIFVRYYKSRKFLSK, from the coding sequence ATGTTAATTATAATTAAGCGAATAATACCCAGTATTTTTACTTTAGGAAACTTAATTTTTGGTTTAATTGCCCTTTTGATGATTTTAGAAGGTAATCCCAATTTAGGGGCAGCTTTCATTATAACTGGTATGCTCATGGATGGTTTAGATGGGAGAATAGCAAGGGCTTTAGGGGTTAGCAGTGAATTTGGGAAAGAGCTAGATTCCTTATCAGACTTAGTTACCTTTGGTGTAGCTCCAGCCTTTGTAGCATATACTTTATCCCTTAATGAGCTAGGTTTTTTAGGTATTTTTTTGTCTTTCACTTTTGCCATCTGTGGAGCCATCCGTTTAGCCCGCTTTAATGTTATTGATCCTATACCTGGTTTTTTCATCGGCATGCCAATAACTATGGCAGGGGGGATCTTAACTATAATAATGACTTATCAAAATGTCATTTCTACTCCCCTTTTAGCATCTATAACTGGACTATTGGCTTATTTTATGATTAGTACTGTAAAATATCCTGATTTCAAAAAAGTAGGTATGTCAAAATTTTTACAAGCTTCCATCATTTTTTTCTTCCTTTTTGTAATCTTTGTACTAAAATTTAGAGAACTAATATTTTTTCCAGTAATCATTTATATCCTTATAGGTTTAAAAGAACAAATACTAATTTTTGTTAGATATTATAAAAGTAGAAAATTTTTATCAAAATAA
- a CDS encoding CarD family transcriptional regulator: MFKVGDKVLYPMHGAGVIENIEEREVLGVKHQYYVLRIPIGSIKVYIPLNKVSEVGLRPIIDKKELVKVFEVLQGKCSPLPANWNRRYRLNLEKIKDGDILKVAEVVRDLTIRDKERGLSSGEKRMLESAKQILISEIVLSKGIDESEAGEMILKYFA, translated from the coding sequence ATGTTTAAGGTAGGAGATAAAGTCCTTTATCCAATGCATGGAGCTGGTGTTATTGAAAACATTGAAGAAAGGGAAGTGCTAGGAGTAAAACATCAGTACTATGTATTGCGGATTCCTATTGGATCCATAAAAGTTTATATCCCTTTAAATAAAGTGTCAGAGGTTGGGTTAAGACCCATTATAGATAAAAAGGAACTGGTAAAGGTTTTCGAAGTTTTGCAGGGGAAATGCAGCCCTTTACCTGCTAATTGGAATAGGAGGTACCGACTTAACTTAGAAAAGATAAAAGATGGAGATATCTTAAAAGTTGCTGAAGTAGTACGGGATCTAACAATAAGGGATAAGGAAAGGGGGCTATCTTCTGGGGAAAAAAGGATGTTGGAAAGTGCTAAACAAATTCTCATTAGTGAAATTGTATTATCTAAAGGGATAGATGAATCAGAGGCAGGAGAGATGATTTTAAAGTATTTTGCATAA